One Orcinus orca chromosome 7, mOrcOrc1.1, whole genome shotgun sequence genomic window carries:
- the PDK1 gene encoding pyruvate dehydrogenase (acetyl-transferring) kinase isozyme 1, mitochondrial isoform X3, whose protein sequence is MFLRQELPVRLANIMKEISLLPDNLLRTPSVQLVQSWYIQSLQELLDFKDKSAEDAKTIYDFTDTVIRIRNRHNDVIPTMAQGVIEYKESFGVDPVTSQNVQYFLDRFYMSRISIRMLLNQHSLLFGGKGKGSLSHRKHIGSINPNCNVVEVIKDGYENARRLCDLYYINSPELELEELNAKSPGQPIQVVYVPSHLYHMVFELFKNAMRATMEHHANKGVYPPIQVHVTLGNEDLTVKMSDRGGGVPLRKIDRLFNYMYSTAPRPRVETSRAVPLAGFGYGLPISRLYAQYFQGDLKLYSLEGYGTDAVIYIKALSTESIERLPVYNKAAWKHYNTNHEADDWCVPSREPKDMTTFRSA, encoded by the exons ATGTTTCTGCGGCAAGAGTTGCCTGTGAGATTGGCaaatataatgaaagaaataagtCTTCTTCCAGATAATCTTCTCAGGACACCATCAGTTCAATTGGTGCAAAGCTG GTATATCCAGAGTCTTCAGGAGCTTCTTGATTTTAAGGACAAAAGTGCTGAAGATGCTAAAACTATTTATGA CTTTACAGATACTGTGATACGGATCAGGAACCGACACAATGACGTGATTCCCACGATGGCTCAGGGTGTGATTGAATACAAGGAGAGCTTCGGGGTGGATCCTGTCACCAGCCAGAACGTTCAGTACTTTTTGGATCGTTTCTACATGAGTCGCATTTCAATTAGAATGTTACTCAATCAGCACT cttTATTATTTGGTGGAAAAGGCAAAGGAAGCCTGTCTCATCGAAAACACATTGGAAGCATAAATCCAAACTGCAATGTGGTTGAAGTTATTAAAG ATGGCTATGAAAATGCTAGGCGTCTGTGTGATTTGTATTATATTAACTCTCCCGAACTAGAACTTGAAGAACTAAATG CAAAATCACCAGGACAGCCAATACAAGTGGTTTATGTACCATCCCATCTCTATCACATGGTGTTTGAACTTTTCAAG AATGCAATGAGAGCAACAATGGAGCATCATGCCAACAAAGGTGTTTACCCGCCTATTCAAGTCCATGTCACGCTGGGTAATGAGGATTTGACTGTGAAG ATGAGTGACCGAGGAGGTGGTGTTCCTCTGAGGAAAATTGACCGACTCTTCAACTACATGTATTCAACTGCACCCCGGCCTCGTGTTGAGACGTCCCGAGCAGTGCCCTTG GCTGGTTTTGGTTACGGATTGCCCATATCACGCCTTTATGCACAGTACTTCCAAGGAGACCTAAAGCTGTATTCCCTAGAGGGCTATGGGACAGATGCAGTTATCTACATTAAG GCTCTGTCAACAGAATCAATAGAAAGACTCCCGGTATATAACAAAGCTGCCTGGAAGCATTACAACACCAACCACGAGGCTGACGACTGGTGTGTTCCCAGCAGAGAACCGAAAGACATGACGACATTCCGCAGTGCCTAG